One Flagellimonas sp. CMM7 genomic region harbors:
- a CDS encoding proprotein convertase P-domain-containing protein, protein MKNLNAKNLLVIILFLGTFAVSGQTTIWFEDFESPTAVNDLTGTATGPEATSWAATGDTHNNTNRRLDVASVGGSQVMRARNTDQTETWATAIVDISGYTNISFSMDAGLAGVESGDSFTGSYRIDSGTWMNFQNTTTTGVLASYSVTGLSGSTLEIRVQFVTNQNSDTEYYFIDDVTIQGTPVGTSCTTQSTSPNVTIPDNNATGVSRTVNFSTTSTVTDVNVTVDITHPWDSDLTINITSPLGTTVLLSSGNGGNGDDYTNTVFDDAGGTPITSGSAPFTGTFSPEGNLSDFNGENPIGNWTLTVSDNAGSDVGTLNSFSVEVCTAAGSPDLAVSKTVDDSTPGEGSNIVYTLSIVNNGPVDATNVSLTDVLPAGVSYVSDDGSYNSGTGVWTIGTLNNGNTATLNITASVDGGTSGSTITNTITSVTADQTDSNATVDDLSESIVPTVDQPPVLTVTGNQVYCPGTSLAIAETFSLTDPDDTTTDAIFIQISSGYINGEDLLTLTGTHPNITATWDAVEGELTLQGPTTFTEFEAAVLAVEYSSSAVSPTGTRQFSITPGSANFLPPTGHYYEFISSPNITWTAARDAAALRTYFGLQGYLATLTSQAEADFSGSQALGVGWIGGSDAATEGDWRWVTGPEGLANAGAGTPFWSGTAGGTTTAPDFFAFWNAGEPNQSGNEDYAHITDVSVTSSPGSWNDLPNTTSTSGPYQAQGYVVEYGGTTGDPVLSITGVTTITIDNVNPTATNPLPVTVNCSADVPAVAITDVTDEADNCTASPAVTHISDVSDGGTNPEIITRTYRITDDAGNFIDVTQTITVDPISIDIQPTDQTVNLGSNGTFVSSTSNADTYQWQVSTNGGGSFSNITNGVEYSGTTTEVLTVLTPGIAKNGYIYRIIVSNSGGSCTSITSSEATLTIAIDTDGDGIFDNVDLDDDNDGILDAVESPKTVLWVTNGTAGTEEQNTIDKLTALGYTVTVVDDNVGGDANSYGVTFVYEDVFSGDALANVANLSTTERGVITSEPALHDDILGAATGGSSGLTSVNIINNTHPITSGLSLGNYNIGDALYHGNGLTTGTVLGRDPNNSEASIVIWEQGDAMEVGTAPGKRAIVPHANGNGGFNSAGEDLLVNAIIWTAAIDTDNDGVYDDLDLDSDNDGVYDAVEAGHDQAYSSGRLTGAVGTDGVPNSVQASGQENSGTTNYTIANSDSSGNNDYLEADSDADGCGDADEAYADINADSDDNGTYGSGIPAINLDGTVQTAAYTVPADEDTNTIFDFQEAGVAPAITVQPIDSTTCPGCGTTFNVTGTNADTFQWQRFNGLTWDNVNDTGIYSGATTSTLTVTNPTAANDGEQYQALVSNSAYICSFETSNTVTLTIRVSGVITNRRITYRVKRN, encoded by the coding sequence ATGAAAAACCTCAATGCTAAAAATCTTTTAGTAATAATTCTTTTTTTGGGAACGTTTGCAGTTTCTGGACAAACTACCATTTGGTTTGAAGATTTTGAAAGCCCAACAGCAGTTAATGATTTAACAGGAACTGCAACAGGCCCCGAAGCTACTTCATGGGCAGCAACTGGAGATACTCACAATAATACTAATAGAAGGCTTGATGTTGCAAGTGTGGGTGGAAGTCAAGTAATGCGAGCTAGGAACACAGATCAAACTGAAACCTGGGCAACAGCAATTGTAGATATATCGGGCTATACTAATATTTCCTTTAGTATGGATGCCGGTCTTGCTGGAGTAGAATCAGGCGATAGTTTTACAGGCTCTTACAGGATTGATAGCGGAACATGGATGAATTTTCAAAACACCACAACGACTGGAGTTTTGGCATCGTATTCTGTTACAGGTCTTTCTGGTAGTACATTGGAGATACGAGTGCAATTTGTCACAAATCAAAACAGTGATACGGAATACTATTTTATAGATGATGTAACTATACAAGGAACACCCGTAGGAACGTCATGCACTACACAATCTACTTCACCTAATGTTACAATACCGGACAACAACGCTACCGGGGTTTCAAGAACAGTTAATTTTTCTACAACCAGTACTGTAACAGATGTAAATGTTACGGTGGACATAACACATCCATGGGATTCTGATTTAACCATCAATATAACCAGTCCTTTAGGTACAACAGTGTTGTTGTCCTCGGGGAATGGAGGTAACGGGGATGATTATACAAATACAGTTTTTGACGATGCTGGTGGAACACCTATTACATCAGGTTCGGCACCATTTACAGGAACATTTAGCCCAGAAGGTAATCTTTCAGATTTTAACGGTGAGAACCCTATCGGTAATTGGACTTTAACAGTATCTGATAATGCTGGTTCAGATGTAGGGACCTTAAATAGCTTTTCCGTTGAAGTATGCACCGCAGCAGGATCACCAGATTTAGCAGTTTCAAAAACTGTTGATGACAGTACTCCGGGAGAAGGATCCAATATTGTTTATACGTTAAGTATTGTAAATAATGGCCCTGTAGATGCCACAAATGTAAGTCTAACAGATGTTTTACCCGCCGGAGTATCTTATGTAAGTGATGATGGTTCTTATAATTCTGGAACAGGTGTATGGACCATAGGTACGTTAAATAATGGAAATACAGCTACTTTAAATATTACTGCTAGCGTGGACGGTGGTACAAGTGGTTCAACCATTACAAATACAATTACTTCAGTAACTGCAGACCAAACGGATAGCAATGCAACCGTTGACGATTTAAGCGAATCGATCGTACCTACAGTTGATCAACCTCCAGTATTAACAGTAACAGGGAATCAAGTGTACTGTCCGGGAACATCATTGGCCATAGCCGAAACATTTAGTTTAACAGATCCGGATGACACCACAACAGATGCCATTTTTATTCAAATATCTTCAGGGTATATAAATGGAGAAGATTTACTGACCCTTACTGGAACACATCCAAATATCACAGCAACATGGGATGCCGTTGAAGGAGAACTTACCTTGCAAGGACCAACTACTTTTACAGAATTTGAAGCAGCTGTTTTGGCGGTTGAATATTCTAGCAGTGCTGTAAGTCCAACAGGGACTAGACAATTTTCCATTACTCCTGGTAGCGCAAACTTTTTACCCCCCACAGGTCACTATTATGAATTTATTTCCAGCCCTAACATCACATGGACAGCGGCAAGAGATGCTGCTGCTTTAAGAACATATTTTGGTTTACAAGGGTATTTAGCGACCCTAACTTCCCAAGCGGAAGCAGACTTTTCGGGTTCACAAGCTTTAGGTGTAGGCTGGATTGGTGGTAGTGATGCTGCAACCGAAGGAGATTGGAGATGGGTTACGGGTCCAGAAGGCCTTGCCAATGCAGGTGCAGGAACTCCTTTTTGGTCCGGAACTGCAGGAGGTACAACTACTGCACCAGATTTTTTTGCTTTTTGGAATGCAGGAGAACCCAACCAATCAGGAAATGAAGATTATGCACACATTACAGATGTTTCAGTGACTTCATCACCTGGATCCTGGAATGATTTACCAAATACAACCTCTACTTCTGGACCATATCAAGCACAGGGATATGTAGTGGAGTACGGAGGAACCACAGGAGACCCTGTCTTAAGTATTACAGGTGTAACAACGATAACAATAGATAATGTAAACCCAACTGCGACTAATCCATTACCTGTTACAGTGAATTGCTCCGCAGATGTTCCGGCAGTTGCAATTACAGATGTAACAGACGAGGCGGATAATTGTACCGCTAGTCCAGCAGTAACCCATATTAGTGATGTCAGTGATGGAGGAACAAATCCTGAAATTATTACAAGAACATATCGTATTACGGATGATGCTGGCAACTTCATAGATGTAACCCAAACTATAACAGTTGACCCTATTTCAATAGATATACAACCAACTGACCAAACGGTAAACTTAGGAAGCAATGGTACTTTTGTATCGAGCACAAGTAACGCAGACACATATCAATGGCAGGTAAGCACTAATGGAGGAGGAAGTTTTTCCAATATAACAAATGGAGTGGAGTATTCAGGTACAACAACAGAGGTGTTGACTGTATTGACTCCCGGTATAGCTAAAAATGGATACATCTATAGAATAATAGTCTCTAATTCAGGAGGCTCATGTACATCGATCACATCTTCAGAAGCAACCTTAACAATTGCTATTGATACTGATGGAGACGGAATCTTTGACAATGTTGATTTGGACGATGATAACGATGGTATTTTGGATGCGGTAGAATCTCCAAAAACGGTATTGTGGGTAACCAATGGTACAGCTGGGACAGAAGAGCAGAATACAATAGATAAATTAACGGCTTTGGGCTATACGGTTACTGTAGTTGACGATAACGTGGGCGGAGATGCGAATAGTTATGGTGTGACCTTTGTTTATGAAGACGTTTTCAGTGGAGATGCTTTGGCAAATGTAGCCAACCTATCCACCACGGAAAGAGGTGTGATAACCAGTGAACCGGCATTACATGATGATATTTTGGGTGCAGCAACAGGGGGAAGTAGTGGTTTGACCTCGGTCAATATTATAAATAATACACATCCAATAACCTCTGGACTGTCATTAGGGAATTACAATATTGGGGATGCTCTATATCATGGAAATGGGTTGACTACTGGAACAGTTTTGGGTCGAGATCCCAATAACAGTGAAGCATCCATTGTAATATGGGAACAAGGAGACGCCATGGAGGTGGGGACCGCACCAGGTAAAAGAGCAATAGTACCTCATGCAAATGGAAATGGTGGATTTAACTCTGCAGGAGAAGATTTACTGGTGAATGCTATCATCTGGACAGCAGCAATTGACACGGATAATGATGGAGTTTATGATGATTTGGATTTAGATAGTGATAATGATGGAGTTTATGACGCTGTTGAAGCGGGTCATGATCAAGCCTATTCTAGTGGACGCCTTACTGGGGCAGTTGGCACAGATGGAGTACCAAATAGCGTACAAGCCAGTGGACAAGAAAATAGCGGAACCACTAATTATACTATTGCTAACTCGGATTCATCCGGAAACAATGACTATTTGGAGGCAGATAGCGATGCAGATGGTTGTGGAGATGCAGATGAGGCATATGCAGATATAAATGCGGATTCAGATGATAATGGAACTTACGGATCGGGTATACCTGCTATAAACCTTGATGGAACCGTCCAAACAGCTGCGTACACGGTCCCAGCAGATGAGGACACCAATACTATATTTGACTTTCAAGAAGCAGGTGTAGCTCCTGCAATTACAGTTCAACCCATAGACTCAACTACATGCCCAGGTTGTGGCACAACATTTAATGTTACAGGAACAAATGCTGATACATTTCAATGGCAGCGTTTTAATGGTTTAACATGGGACAACGTAAATGATACTGGAATCTATAGTGGAGCAACAACAAGTACATTGACGGTTACTAATCCAACGGCTGCAAATGATGGGGAACAATATCAAGCTTTGGTTTCCAATTCGGCATACATCTGTAGTTTTGAAACTTCAAACACAGTAACCCTAACAATAAGAGTGTCAGGTGTAATTACAAACCGTAGAATTACATACAGAGTTAAAAGAAACTAG